From Deltaproteobacteria bacterium, a single genomic window includes:
- a CDS encoding nucleotidyltransferase domain-containing protein produces MIPKRDLNKAVELAKKYHIGKLYLVGSALHGDPQEANDYDFAVDEYPPDVFFSFYGELMRTMPKPVDLINLSGRKMLFEKLVMRDGLLIYDAQRS; encoded by the coding sequence AGACTTGAATAAGGCCGTTGAATTGGCCAAAAAATACCATATTGGAAAATTGTATCTGGTAGGTTCGGCCCTTCACGGAGATCCACAAGAAGCCAATGATTACGATTTTGCGGTGGATGAATATCCTCCGGATGTTTTTTTTAGTTTTTACGGAGAGTTGATGAGAACTATGCCCAAGCCGGTGGACCTCATCAACCTTAGTGGCAGAAAGATGCTTTTTGAAAAATTGGTGATGAGGGATGGCTTGCTGATCTATGACGCTCAACGTTCTTAA